A region of the Variovorax sp. 54 genome:
TCGACGCCCAGCGCGGCAGCCTGCGCAATGGCCATGCGCTGCGGGCCGTCGGGCAGCAGGCCGGCGATCACCTCGACCATCTCGCGCTTGTGCTCGCGCGCGATGTCGGCGGCGCCGGCCACGCTGGCACCGACTTCCACCACCGAGTTGATGAAGGCACAGCCCCGAAAGACCGGGTCGGTGAACCACTCGGCCATCACGTCGGCCAGCACCGGCAGCGCCTGCCCCTGCGCGATGCGCTGCTGCGCGTCGCGGCGGCCCAGCGCATCGACGAACCAGGCCATCCACACGCCGTGTCGGTGGTCGAGAAAGGCGCGCACCAGGTCGTCCTTCGACGGGAAGTGCCGGTAGAAGGTGACCTTGGTGACGCCCGACGCGGCGATCACGCGGTCGATGCCGGTGGCGCGGATGCCGTCGGCATAGAAGAGCTCGTGCGCCGTGAGCAGGATGCGCTCGCGTGCGGGCAGTGCAGAGATGTCCATGCGGCGATTGTAGGCATGTAGACAGGTCTGTCTACTCGTGGCACATTGCGGGCCTTCATCACTTCATTTCTTGACTGAAAGCCCGCCATGGAATCCCGCCCGCCGCTGCCGCCCTTCACCCTTGAATCTGCGACCCAGAAAGTCCAGGCCGCCGAAGACGCCTGGAACTCGCGCGACCCGGTTCGCGTGAGCCTGGCCTACACGCCCGATACCGAATGGCGCAACCGTGCCGACTTCGTCAACGGCCGCGAGCAGGTGGTGGAGTTCCTCACCCGTAAGTGGGAGCGCGAGCACGACTACCGCCTGAAGAAGACGCTGTGGGCCTTCATGGACAACCGCATCGCGGTGCGCTTCGAGTACGAATGGCACGACGCCGCGGGCCAGTGGTTTCGCAGCCATGGCAACGAGAACTGGGAGTTTGCGGAGAACGGGTTGATGCGCAAGCGCTACGCGAGCATCAACGACCAGCCCATTGCGGAGTCGGAGCGCAAGTTCCGCTGGGAGCGTTGAGCTCTTCCTGTCTTGTCCCCTCTCCCGCTTGCGGGAGAGGGTTAGGGTGAGGGCTTGCGGCCTTCGCAAAGCCGCGCCTCACACCATCGCTGTCGCACCCTCACCCCAACCCTCTCCCCGAGGGGAGAGGGAGCAAGTCAGCTGGGCATGCCTGTTGCTTGGCCTATCGCATCCATTTCAACCCCAGGAGCCAAGCCGCATGAACCGCAACGACGTCACCGAGAAGATCATCACCGCCAAGGTGTCCAAGGGCATCCAGTGGGCCGACGTGGCCAGGAAGGTCGGCCTTTCGAAAGAGTGGACCACCGCGGCCTGCCTCGGCCAGATGACGCTCGACGACAAGCAGGCAAAGATCATCGGCAAGATCTTCGGCCTCACGCCCGAGGAACAGAAGTGGCTCCAGGTCGTGCCCTACAAGGGCTCGCTGCCCACGCCCGTTCCGACCGACCCGCTGATCTACCGCTGGTACGAGGTGGTGAGCGTGTACGGCACCACCATCAAGGAACTGATCCACGAGGAATTCGGCGACGGCATCATGAGCGCCATCGACTTCAGCATGGACATCCAGCGCCAGGCCGACCCGAAGGGCGACCGCGTCAACGTGGTGCTGTCGGGCAAGTTCCTGCCGTACAAGAGCTACTGAGGCGGGTACGGGTCAGTACACCGGCGCTGCAGGCTTCGGCCGCGGCGTCGGGGCCGAGCGCCAGCCCGGGCCCGCCATGCCGTAACTCGCTCCCTCGATCGCACCGGCAATGGCACGCGCCACGCCTTCCACCGGCGTCGTCAGCCGCCGCCGCGTGCGCATGCGCTCGAAGGC
Encoded here:
- a CDS encoding nuclear transport factor 2 family protein encodes the protein MESRPPLPPFTLESATQKVQAAEDAWNSRDPVRVSLAYTPDTEWRNRADFVNGREQVVEFLTRKWEREHDYRLKKTLWAFMDNRIAVRFEYEWHDAAGQWFRSHGNENWEFAENGLMRKRYASINDQPIAESERKFRWER
- the cynS gene encoding cyanase, with protein sequence MNRNDVTEKIITAKVSKGIQWADVARKVGLSKEWTTAACLGQMTLDDKQAKIIGKIFGLTPEEQKWLQVVPYKGSLPTPVPTDPLIYRWYEVVSVYGTTIKELIHEEFGDGIMSAIDFSMDIQRQADPKGDRVNVVLSGKFLPYKSY
- a CDS encoding TetR/AcrR family transcriptional regulator, encoding MDISALPARERILLTAHELFYADGIRATGIDRVIAASGVTKVTFYRHFPSKDDLVRAFLDHRHGVWMAWFVDALGRRDAQQRIAQGQALPVLADVMAEWFTDPVFRGCAFINSVVEVGASVAGAADIAREHKREMVEVIAGLLPDGPQRMAIAQAAALGVDGAIVKAQMGDAALAREAVDDLRRLLDALVALR